The genomic window GGCCGCGCCACCCAAGAGGTGGTGGGCATCGGCCATCGGCCCCAGGACGACGGCAACGACCGCGTACTTCTGCACCAATTCGTCAAGAACGGCGAGGTCCTCCCGGGATGGACCGGGCCCGAAGGCGTGATCCGCGCCAAGGAGAGGCACACGGCCACCATGGCCGAGCTGCCCGCCGTCGTCAACCGCCTCCAGCGCGGCGAGGCCGCCATTCCCACTGTCTACGAGGAGAACTGATGTCCCGTGCCCTGATCATCGTTGATGTCCAGAACGACTTCTGCGAGGGCGGTACCCTCGCCGTTGAAGGCGGCGCAGCAATCGCCGGAGCCATCACCGAGTATGTTGATGCCAACCAGCAGCACTTCGACCACATCGTTGCCACGCAGGACTGGCACATCGAACCGGGCGGACACTTCTCGGATGACCCCGACATGGTGGATTCCTGGCCTCCGCACTGCCGCGCGCGGACAAAGGGCGCGGAACTGCACGAAGACCTCGACCCCGAGTACATCCAGGCCTATTTCCGCAAGGGACAATACACCGCGGCCTACTCCGGCTTTGAAGGGGTCCTCGCGCCCGAAGATGACGTCCCTACCGGAGACCTGAAGGCCGGTGCAACCGTAGCCGAGGTCCTCGAGGAGGATGCGATCGGGCTCGATGACTGGCTGCAAAGCCACGACGTCGAGGACGTTGTGGTGGTGGGTCTGGCCACCGACTACTGCGTGAAGTCAACGGCACTTGATGCCGTTCAGGCCGGCTACAACACCACCGTCATCGCGGGCCTTACGGCCGGAATCGCCGAAGACCTCACCGATGCGCTGGACGAGATGGAAGCAGCCGGCGTCGACGTCGAACGCGACTGAGCTGCCGCTTTCTGAACAGACACGGAAGGCCCGCAGCAGATACGCCGAAGGGCGCCGCAACCGCGGCGCCCTTTGGCGTATCTGAGGGATGACGGTTCCGCTACTTCCTGCCGATGAACCAATCCTGGAGCTTGCGCAAACGGGCCTGCAATTGCTCCTCGTTGGCTTGGGCGACCGCCGGACCGCCACACACTTCACGAAGTTTGGTGTGGACAACCCCATGCGGGGTACCGGTTCGGGCAGCCCAGGCGGCGACGTTCTTGGCCAGCTCGTTTCGCAGATCCATGAGCATCCGGTGGTCAGGCACAGCGGGAGAGGCAGCAGCGGCCAGCGGCGACTGACGCTTCTTCCGCGACTGTTGATCGTGCTGGCGCTGACGCAGCAGCGTCCCTACCTGCTCGGCGTCCAGGAGCCCGGGAATGCCAAGGAAGTCCAGCTCGTCATCGGAACCGATGTCCGCACCGGTGCCGAATTCGCCGCCGTCAAAAAGGACGCGGTCAAAAGAGGCCTGGGAGTCCAGCGCTTCAAACTTGCCCTTGGTCAGTTCATCCGATGCCTTGTCCTCGCGGTTGGCCTCGGCCATGAGGTTCTCTTCGGGATTGAAGAGACCATCCTCGTCCTTCTCCGGACGGTCCAGGGCGTGGTCACGCTCGGCCTCCATGGTGTTGGCGAGGATCATCAGCGGCGGCACCGACGGAAGGAAGACCGACGCAGTTTCGCCCCTCTTGCGGGCACGCACAAAACGACCCACAGCCTGGGCGAAGAACAGTGGAGTGGAGGTTGAGGTTGCGTACACACCGACAGAAAGACGCGGGACGTCAACTCCTTCGGACACCATGCGGACGGCAACCATCCAGCGCTGGTCCCCAGCGGAGAACTCCTCGATCTTGCTCGAGGCCTTGGAGTCGTCCGAGAGGATCACCGTGGGCGACTGGCCTGTGATCTTCTTGAGCTGGCCCGCATAGGCGCGGGCGTCGTCGTGGTCCGTGGCAATAACCAGGCCACCGGCGTCGGGCACTGTCCGCCTGACCTCGCCCAGGCGCTTGTCCGCCGCGGCGAGAACGGCGGGGATCCATTCCCCGGTGGGGTTCAACGCAGTACGCCACGCCTGGGAGGTGATGTCCTTGGTGACAGCTGCTTCACCCAGTGAAGCAGCCATCTCGTCGCCTGCACTGGTGCGCCACCGCATCTGGCCCGAATAGGCCATGAAGAGCACGGGACGGACCACGTGATCCCTCAGCGCATTGCCGTAACCATAGGTGTAATCGGCCTTTGAACGCCTGATGCCGTCGCGGTCCTCGGCGTATTCGACGAAGGGAATGGGCGAAGTATCCGAACGGAACGGCGTACCGGTCAGCGACAGGCGCCGCGCGGCAGGATCAAAGGCCTCACGCAGGCCATCACCCCAGGAGAGCGCTTCACCGCCGTGGTGGATTTCATCCAAAATCACCAAGGTACGCGCCGCTTCGGTCTTTGCGCGGTGCAACATGGGCTTGCTCGCCACCTGCGCGTAAGTCACTGCGACGCCAACAAAACCACGGCCATGCTGGCCATCGGAGTTCTTGAAGTTGGGGTCGATGGCGATCCCGACTTTGGCTGCGGCGTCAGCCCACTGACGCTTCAAGTGATCGGTAGGGGCAACGATGGTAATCCTGTTGACCACACCGCTGTCCAGCAAGGTGGTGGCAATCCGCAACGCAAAAGTAGTCTTACCGGCACCAGGGGTAGCCACGGCAAGGAAGTCTTTGGGGTTGCGGGTCATGTAGAGGTCCAGCGCCTCCTGCTGCCAGGCGCGGAGCTTGGGCGCAGTGCCCCAGGCGGC from Arthrobacter sp. StoSoilB20 includes these protein-coding regions:
- a CDS encoding isochorismatase family protein, whose product is MSRALIIVDVQNDFCEGGTLAVEGGAAIAGAITEYVDANQQHFDHIVATQDWHIEPGGHFSDDPDMVDSWPPHCRARTKGAELHEDLDPEYIQAYFRKGQYTAAYSGFEGVLAPEDDVPTGDLKAGATVAEVLEEDAIGLDDWLQSHDVEDVVVVGLATDYCVKSTALDAVQAGYNTTVIAGLTAGIAEDLTDALDEMEAAGVDVERD
- a CDS encoding DEAD/DEAH box helicase, coding for MTETLFGGPSLPPAYPERAAWGTAPKLRAWQQEALDLYMTRNPKDFLAVATPGAGKTTFALRIATTLLDSGVVNRITIVAPTDHLKRQWADAAAKVGIAIDPNFKNSDGQHGRGFVGVAVTYAQVASKPMLHRAKTEAARTLVILDEIHHGGEALSWGDGLREAFDPAARRLSLTGTPFRSDTSPIPFVEYAEDRDGIRRSKADYTYGYGNALRDHVVRPVLFMAYSGQMRWRTSAGDEMAASLGEAAVTKDITSQAWRTALNPTGEWIPAVLAAADKRLGEVRRTVPDAGGLVIATDHDDARAYAGQLKKITGQSPTVILSDDSKASSKIEEFSAGDQRWMVAVRMVSEGVDVPRLSVGVYATSTSTPLFFAQAVGRFVRARKRGETASVFLPSVPPLMILANTMEAERDHALDRPEKDEDGLFNPEENLMAEANREDKASDELTKGKFEALDSQASFDRVLFDGGEFGTGADIGSDDELDFLGIPGLLDAEQVGTLLRQRQHDQQSRKKRQSPLAAAASPAVPDHRMLMDLRNELAKNVAAWAARTGTPHGVVHTKLREVCGGPAVAQANEEQLQARLRKLQDWFIGRK